The DNA segment GTTCAAGGCCGTCCCCGAGACCAAGGGCCGCTCGCTCGAGGACATCGAGACGGACTTCCGCACCCAGGCGATCCAGGTCGTGCAGCCCGCGGGGCGCTGACCCGCGTTGATCGCACGAAGGAGGGGCCCGATCCGCGGATCGAGCCCCTCCTTCCGTGTTTCGCGGCGATCGCTACCGGTCCACGAGCGTCACCTCGAACGAGTAGAGGTCGGGCCGGTAGCAGTGCTGCCCGAACTCGACGGCGCGACCGGAGACGTCGAAGGCGGTCCGCGACATGGTCAGGACCGCGGCGCCCTTCCGCAGATCGAGCAGCTGCGCCTCGGCCGAGGTCGCCCCGCGAGCGCCGATGCGCTGCTTCGCGACGCGCATCGTCACGCCGCGGGCCCGCAGCAGCTGGTAGAGGCCGTGGCTCTCGAGGGCGGCGAGGTCGAGGTCGGTGAAGTCGGCCGGGAGCACGTTGTCCAGGATCGCGATCGGCACGCCGTCGGCGGTGCGCAGGCGTCGGAGGTGGACGACGGGACTGCCGACCTCGACGCCCAGCGCCTCCGCGGCGGTGTCGTCCGCGACCCCGATCGAGGAGTCGAGCACCGTCGTCGCCGGCTTCTGCCCGGTCCGCTCCAGGTCCTCGTAGAGGCTGGTGAGCTCGACGTTGCGCGTCACCCTGCCGTGCACGACCTGCGTGCCGACGCCGCGCCGGCGGACGAGGAGGCCCTTGTCGACGAGGTCCTGGATCGCCCGGCGGATCGTCGGCCGGGAGATGCCCAGGCGCGCCCCGAGAGCGACCTCGTTCTCGAGGCGCGCACCGGCGGGGAGGGTCTCATCGAGGATCGCGCTCTCGAGCAGCGTCGCGATCTGGTGGTACAGCGGCATCGGGCTCGATCGGTCGAGCCGCAGGAACAGCTCCATGGGCAGTGTCTGCTCGGCCTGAGCCATACCGGATCCCCTCGTGGACAACTTGTCCTGTCAATAGTAGCGCTTACATGAATGGGCTATGTCAGGGCCGGTCTAGACAGTTTGTTCGGACAATCTGACGTCCTGAGGTAAGGTGGAGGCGTTCAGCACACGCAGGCGCAGCGCGCCGAACCTTCATCGGAGAAGACCTTGAGCGAGACCGCGACGACGACCACCCTCCCGCTGCGGACCGCGGCGGAGGGGAGCCCCACCAGCCTCTGGAACGACTCGGCCGATCCCATCGAGCTCGCCCGATCGCTCAGCTTCGGCGCCGTGGGCGCGACCTGCAACCCGGTCATCGCCTTCACGACGATCCAGCGCAACCTCGACGTCTGGGGCCCGCGCCTCGCCGAGCTCGCCCTCGAGCACCCGACCGCGGGCGAGAGCGAGCTGGGCTGGCTCGCGATCGAGGAGCTCTCGGTGCAGGCCGCCTCGCTCCTGCTGCCCGCCTTCCGCGCGAGCGGCGGGCGCAACGGCCGCCTCTCCGTGCAGACGGACCCTCGTCTGCACCGCGACGTCGACGCCCTGGTCGAGCAGGCCGTCCGCTTCTCCGGCCTGGCCGAGAACATCATCGTGAAGATCCCGGCGACCGCGAAGGGCATCCAGGCGATCGAGGAGGCGACCTACCGCGGCGTCAGCATCAACGCGACGGTCTCCTTCACCGTCGCCCAGGCCGTGGCCGTCGCCGAGGCTATCGAGCGCGGCCTCGACCGCCGCGCCGCGGACGGGGAGCCGGAGCGCGAGTTCGGCTCGGTCGTCACCATCATGGGCGGGCGCCTCGACGACTGGATGAAGGCCAGCGTCGCCGCGAATCGCATCCTCGTCGACCCGGGTGTGCTCGAGTGGGCCGGCGTCGCCGCGCTCAAGGAGGCGTACCGGATCTTCCAGGAGCGCGGCTACCGCTCGCGCGTGCTCTCGGCCGCCTTCCGCAACCACCTGCAGTGGTCCGAGCTCGTCGGCGGCGACCTCGTCGTCTCCCCGCCCTTCGAGTGGCAGGTCCTCATCAACGAGAACGAGCTGCCGGTGGATCTGCACCGCATCGACGTGCCGGTCGCGCCCGAGATCCTCGAGACCCTCCTCGAGCGCGTGCCCGAGTTCCACCGCGCGTACTTCGAGGACGGCATGACGATCGAGGAGTTCGACGACTTCGGCGCCGTGCGCCGGACCCTCCGCCAGTTCCTCGACGCCGACGCGAAGCTCGATGCGCTCGTGCGCGACGTCCTCCTGCCCGCGATCTGATCCCGCCCGCCCCGTGAACCGCGACGCCGCAGCCGCCACCGCCGCAGCCGCCGCCGCAGCCGCCGAGCAGGACATCACCTTCCGCTCCCGCCGCTGGGTGCGACCGGAGGACCTGAACGCCAACGGCAGCCTCTTCGGCGGCAGCCTGCTCCGCTGGATCGACGAGGAGGCCGCGATCTACGCGATCCTCCAGCTCGGCAACCCGCGGGCCGTCACCAAGTTCATCTCCGAGATCGACTTCGTGTCCTCCGCGGTCCAGGGCGATCTGATCGAGATGGGACTGCGGGCGACCGGCTTCGGCCGCACCTCGCTCACCATGCGCGCGGAGGTGCGCAACATGGTGACGCGGCGCAGCATCCTCGCCATCGACCGGATCGTCTTCGTCAGCCTCGATGAGAGCGGAGCGCCCGTGCCGCACGGCTACAGCACGATCACGTACGACCGCGACCGGCTGCCCGGGCAGGCGGGGGAGGGAGCCGCATGACCGGCTGGCGCGTCCGCGACTACCACGCCGAGGACGTCGACGGCATCCTCCGGCTCTGGGAGCACGTGACGGCCGCCGATGCCGAGCCCGTCTACAACCTCGCGGAGGTGCTCGCCTCCTGCGCGAAGGACCACGCCGTCGTCGCGATCGAGGGCGACCACATCGTCGGCGCCGCGGTCGGCCGCGCGGCGCACGCGCAGGGCTGGGTCGTCTTCCTCGCGACCGCACCGGAGGCGCGGGGGCGGGGGATCGGCTCCTCCCTCCTGGCCGCCCTCGAGGCGCGCATGGCGCCGACCGGCGTCTCGAAGCTGTCGGCGCTGATGCCCGCGGCCGAGACCCGCACCGGCGCCTTCCTCCGGCAGGGCTTCGAGCAGAAGCAGAACCTGCACTACTTCGAGCGCCGGATCCCGGTGCAGCGCGAGGAGCTGAAGCTGCTGGCCGAGCTGGGCGGGCGCGTGCTCCCGCGCGGGCTCTGGGAGCAGGTGGGCGGCATGAGCGCCGAGAAGGCCCTCCTGGAGCGCCGTCTCGTCATGCCGCTCGCGCAGCCCGAGCTCGCCGAGCGCTTCGGAGTGGCGCCGCCGAGTGCCGTCGTGCTGTTCGGCCCGCCCGGCACGGGCAAGACGACCTTCGCGAAGGCGATCGCGTCGAGGCTCGAGTGGTCGTTCGTCGAGGTGTTCCCCTCCCGGCTCGCCGCCGATCCGAAGGGGCTGGCCGGAGCGCTGCGCGAGACCTTCCTGATGGTCTCCGAGCTCGAGCGCGCCGTCGTCTTCATCGACGAGGTGGAGGAGATCGCCTCGCACCGCCAGGGCGAGCCGCCGTCGCCGACGCAGGGCGTGACCAACGAGCTGCTGAAGATCATCCCGGCCTTCCGCGAGCAGAGCGACCGCCTGCTGATCTGCGCCACGAACTTCATCCGCTCGCTCGACTCGGCCTTCCTCCGCCACGGCCGCTTCGACTACGTGATCCCGATCGGCCTGCCGGACGAGGAGGCGCGTGCCGCGATCTGGGCCCGCTACCTCCCGGCCGGCTCGGTCGGCGTGGACACCGGCCGACTGGTCGAGCTCACCGACGGCTTCTCCCCGGCCGACATCGAGTACGCCGCCCGCAAGGCGTCGCAGTCCGCCCTCGAGCACGCCGTCTACGCCGGCGCGGACGCCGCCCGCGGCCCGGGTCTCGACGACTACGTCACCGCGATCACCGCGACCCGGGCGACGGTCTCCGCCGAGGTGAACGCCGCGTTCCTCGAGGACATCGCCGTGCTCGGCCGCCTCTGATCACGGCCCTCTACCCGCGCCCGAGCACGAGCCTGCAGGCCCGCCCTCATGGCGACGCCGGGTCTCGATACGCCCGCTGCGGGTCTACTCGACCACCAAGACAAGGGAAAGGCCCCTTCCATGCTGATCGAGTAGCCCGCGCAGCGGGCGCATCGAGATCCACCCGCCTCCGAGCACCTGCCTGCAGGCCCGCACCTTCCGGCGGCGCCGGGTCTCGATACGCCCCTGCGGGGCTACTCGACCAGCATGGGAAGGGAGGGGCCCCTTCCATGCTGATCGAGTAGCCCGCGCAGCGGGCGTATCGAGATCCACCCGCCGGGCGCTACTTCAGGGTGACGGTGACCGGCGCGCTGACGGTGCTGTTGCCGGCGGCGTCGGTGGCCCGCGCGGTGAGCGGGAAGGTCCCGTGCTTGCCCGCGGTGCTGGTGGTCAGCGACCAGGTGCCGTCCGCGTTCTGCGCGGCGTCGCCGACCTCGGTGCCGCCGAGGAGGAACGTGACGCGGGTGACGGCGGTGTCGTCCGTCGCGGTGACGGTGGCGGTCGTCGTGCCGCCCAGCACCGAGCCGGAGCGCGGCGAGGTGATCGTGACTGTCGGGGCGGTCCGGTCGACGGCGGCCTTCTTCGGAGCCGGCTTCGCGGCCGCGGGCGCCCGGGTGGCGGCGGGTGCGGGAGCCGCGGTCGCCTTCGGAGCGGTGCTGGCCTTCGCAGTGGGCACCGCCGGAGCCGGTGTGGCCGCCTTCGGAGCCGCGGTGGTCTTCGGGGCCGGGGTGGTCTTCGGGGCGGCGGACGCGGCCGGCGCCGGAGCGACCGAGCGGGTGGCGGCCTTCGCGGACGAGGACGTCGTGCCGCCCGAGACGGTGACGTGGTCCCAGGCGCCGGCGAGGTACGCCGTCGTCGGCCGCGGAGCCAGCGCGTCGAGGCCGTCGGCGGTCAGCGCGCTGAGCGCGGTGTCGACGGAGAAGCCGCCGCTCCGGGCGACCTTGCCGGTGAGGGTGGTCCGGGAGCCGGAGACGGCGTTCCAGGTGGGCTGC comes from the Rathayibacter festucae DSM 15932 genome and includes:
- a CDS encoding GntR family transcriptional regulator — protein: MAQAEQTLPMELFLRLDRSSPMPLYHQIATLLESAILDETLPAGARLENEVALGARLGISRPTIRRAIQDLVDKGLLVRRRGVGTQVVHGRVTRNVELTSLYEDLERTGQKPATTVLDSSIGVADDTAAEALGVEVGSPVVHLRRLRTADGVPIAILDNVLPADFTDLDLAALESHGLYQLLRARGVTMRVAKQRIGARGATSAEAQLLDLRKGAAVLTMSRTAFDVSGRAVEFGQHCYRPDLYSFEVTLVDR
- a CDS encoding acyl-CoA thioesterase — protein: MNRDAAAATAAAAAAAAEQDITFRSRRWVRPEDLNANGSLFGGSLLRWIDEEAAIYAILQLGNPRAVTKFISEIDFVSSAVQGDLIEMGLRATGFGRTSLTMRAEVRNMVTRRSILAIDRIVFVSLDESGAPVPHGYSTITYDRDRLPGQAGEGAA
- a CDS encoding ATP-binding protein, with protein sequence MTGWRVRDYHAEDVDGILRLWEHVTAADAEPVYNLAEVLASCAKDHAVVAIEGDHIVGAAVGRAAHAQGWVVFLATAPEARGRGIGSSLLAALEARMAPTGVSKLSALMPAAETRTGAFLRQGFEQKQNLHYFERRIPVQREELKLLAELGGRVLPRGLWEQVGGMSAEKALLERRLVMPLAQPELAERFGVAPPSAVVLFGPPGTGKTTFAKAIASRLEWSFVEVFPSRLAADPKGLAGALRETFLMVSELERAVVFIDEVEEIASHRQGEPPSPTQGVTNELLKIIPAFREQSDRLLICATNFIRSLDSAFLRHGRFDYVIPIGLPDEEARAAIWARYLPAGSVGVDTGRLVELTDGFSPADIEYAARKASQSALEHAVYAGADAARGPGLDDYVTAITATRATVSAEVNAAFLEDIAVLGRL
- a CDS encoding transaldolase family protein, encoding MSETATTTTLPLRTAAEGSPTSLWNDSADPIELARSLSFGAVGATCNPVIAFTTIQRNLDVWGPRLAELALEHPTAGESELGWLAIEELSVQAASLLLPAFRASGGRNGRLSVQTDPRLHRDVDALVEQAVRFSGLAENIIVKIPATAKGIQAIEEATYRGVSINATVSFTVAQAVAVAEAIERGLDRRAADGEPEREFGSVVTIMGGRLDDWMKASVAANRILVDPGVLEWAGVAALKEAYRIFQERGYRSRVLSAAFRNHLQWSELVGGDLVVSPPFEWQVLINENELPVDLHRIDVPVAPEILETLLERVPEFHRAYFEDGMTIEEFDDFGAVRRTLRQFLDADAKLDALVRDVLLPAI